The Novosphingobium kaempferiae genome includes a window with the following:
- the rplD gene encoding 50S ribosomal protein L4 has product MKVQVLNIDGSTGNGDIELSDDVFGLEPRADILHRVVTWQLENRRGIARATRERSEVARTGKKFGNQKGGGTARHGDRAAPVFIGGGKAHGARRRVFNISLNKKIRALGLKMALSAKAQNGLVIVDSLDIADAKTKGLAGQLAKANFGKKVLVMDGEQVNEGFALAARNIVGVNVLPAVGANVYDILKHDTLVLTRAAVEKLEARFNG; this is encoded by the coding sequence ATGAAGGTTCAGGTCCTCAACATCGACGGCTCGACCGGTAACGGCGACATCGAGCTTTCGGACGACGTGTTCGGCCTCGAGCCGCGCGCGGACATCCTGCACCGCGTCGTCACCTGGCAGCTCGAGAACCGTCGCGGCATCGCCCGCGCGACCCGCGAGCGTTCGGAAGTCGCACGCACCGGCAAGAAGTTCGGCAACCAGAAGGGTGGTGGTACCGCTCGTCACGGCGACCGCGCTGCTCCGGTGTTCATCGGCGGTGGTAAGGCTCACGGTGCCCGTCGCCGCGTGTTCAACATCTCGCTGAACAAGAAGATCCGTGCGCTCGGTCTGAAGATGGCCCTCTCGGCCAAGGCTCAGAACGGCCTCGTGATCGTCGACTCCCTCGACATCGCAGACGCCAAGACCAAGGGTCTCGCCGGCCAGCTCGCCAAGGCGAACTTCGGCAAGAAGGTTCTCGTCATGGACGGTGAGCAGGTCAACGAGGGCTTCGCCCTGGCTGCCCGCAACATCGTCGGCGTGAACGTTCTCCCGGCTGTCGGCGCGAACGTCTACGACATCCTGAAGCATGATACGCTGGTGCTGACGCGCGCCGCTGTCGAAAAGCTGGAGGCGCGTTTCAATGGCTAA
- the rplC gene encoding 50S ribosomal protein L3 — MRTGVIAKKVGMTRLFQEDGRHVPVTVLALEDCQVVSVRTEERDGYVAVQLGAGEAKQKNVAKPQREHFAKAQVPLKMRVAEFRVADDALLEVGATIAASHFVPGQLVDVGGHTQGKGFQGAMKRWGFGGMRATHGVSISHRAHGSTGNRQDPGKVFKNKKMAGHMGDRQRTQQNLEIVRVDDERGLIFVKGSVPGAKNSWLTVADAVKVDRHAEAPYPAGIKSVANTNDTAAAETPAETAAPEATEGQEG; from the coding sequence ATGCGTACCGGCGTGATCGCAAAGAAAGTCGGGATGACCCGCCTGTTCCAGGAGGACGGTCGCCACGTGCCCGTCACCGTCCTGGCGCTGGAGGATTGCCAGGTCGTCTCTGTCCGTACCGAAGAGCGTGACGGCTACGTCGCCGTTCAGCTCGGTGCGGGCGAAGCCAAGCAGAAGAACGTTGCCAAGCCGCAGCGTGAGCACTTCGCTAAGGCTCAGGTTCCCCTCAAGATGCGCGTCGCGGAATTCCGCGTCGCCGACGACGCCCTCCTCGAGGTTGGCGCGACGATTGCGGCTTCGCACTTCGTCCCGGGCCAGCTCGTCGACGTGGGCGGCCACACCCAGGGCAAGGGCTTCCAGGGCGCCATGAAGCGCTGGGGCTTCGGCGGTATGCGCGCCACCCACGGTGTGTCGATCTCGCACCGTGCGCACGGTTCGACGGGTAACCGTCAGGATCCGGGCAAGGTGTTCAAGAACAAGAAGATGGCCGGCCACATGGGCGACCGTCAGCGCACCCAGCAGAACCTCGAGATCGTCCGCGTGGACGACGAGCGTGGCCTGATCTTCGTCAAGGGCTCGGTCCCGGGCGCGAAGAACTCGTGGCTCACCGTTGCGGACGCCGTCAAGGTCGACCGCCACGCCGAGGCTCCGTACCCCGCCGGCATCAAGTCGGTGGCCAACACCAACGACACGGCCGCTGCCGAGACGCCCGCTGAAACCGCGGCTCCCGAAGCGACCGAAGGCCAGGAGGGCTAA
- the rpsJ gene encoding 30S ribosomal protein S10 has product MEAQNIRIRLKAFDHRVLDQATGEIADTARRTGALIRGPIPLPTKIEKFTVNRGPHIDKKSREQFEVRTYKRLLDIVQPNAATVDALMKLDLAAGVNVEIKLA; this is encoded by the coding sequence ATGGAAGCTCAGAACATCCGTATCCGCCTGAAGGCGTTTGACCATCGCGTGCTCGACCAGGCTACTGGCGAAATCGCTGACACGGCCCGCCGCACCGGCGCTCTGATTCGTGGCCCCATTCCGCTGCCGACCAAGATCGAGAAGTTCACGGTCAACCGTGGTCCGCACATAGACAAGAAGTCGCGTGAGCAGTTCGAAGTCCGCACCTACAAGCGTCTGCTTGATATCGTGCAGCCGAACGCAGCTACCGTCGACGCTCTGATGAAGCTGGACCTCGCTGCTGGCGTGAACGTCGAGATCAAGCTGGCCTGA
- the tuf gene encoding elongation factor Tu → MAKAKFERNKPHCNIGTIGHVDHGKTTLTAAITKVMAEAFGGTAVDFANIDKAPEERERGITISTAHVEYETDARHYAHVDCPGHADYVKNMITGAAQMDGAILVVNAADGPMPQTREHILLARQVGVPQLVVYMNKVDQVDDEELLELVELEVRELLSSYDFDGDNIPVVKGSALAALEGRDDNIGKESILELMKAVDDFIPQPPRPTDKAFLMPVEDVFSISGRGTVVTGRVETGIVKVGEEVEVVGIRNTQKTTVTGVEMFRKLLDQGEAGDNIGALVRGLKREDVERGQVLAKPGTVTPHTEFSAEVYVLSKEEGGRHTPFFANYRPQFYFRTTDVTGEVILPEGTEMVMPGDNVSLSVKLIAPIAMDEGLRFAIREGGRTVGSGVVASITK, encoded by the coding sequence ATGGCCAAGGCAAAATTCGAGCGGAACAAGCCGCACTGCAACATCGGCACCATCGGTCACGTCGATCACGGCAAGACCACGCTGACCGCCGCGATCACCAAGGTGATGGCTGAAGCGTTCGGTGGTACCGCCGTCGACTTCGCGAACATCGACAAGGCTCCCGAAGAGCGCGAGCGCGGCATCACCATCTCGACCGCACACGTCGAGTACGAGACCGATGCTCGTCACTACGCGCACGTCGACTGCCCGGGTCACGCTGACTACGTGAAGAACATGATCACCGGTGCCGCCCAGATGGACGGCGCGATCCTGGTCGTGAACGCTGCTGACGGCCCGATGCCGCAGACCCGTGAGCACATCCTGCTCGCTCGCCAGGTCGGCGTGCCGCAGCTGGTCGTGTACATGAACAAGGTCGACCAGGTCGACGACGAGGAGCTCCTGGAGCTCGTCGAACTCGAAGTTCGTGAACTGCTCTCGTCCTACGACTTCGACGGCGACAACATCCCCGTCGTCAAGGGTTCGGCTCTGGCCGCTCTCGAAGGTCGCGACGACAACATCGGCAAGGAATCCATCCTTGAGCTGATGAAGGCCGTTGACGACTTCATCCCGCAGCCGCCGCGTCCCACCGACAAGGCGTTCCTGATGCCCGTCGAAGACGTGTTCTCGATCTCGGGTCGTGGTACGGTCGTCACCGGCCGCGTCGAGACCGGCATCGTCAAGGTTGGCGAGGAAGTCGAAGTCGTCGGCATCCGCAACACCCAGAAGACCACCGTCACCGGCGTCGAAATGTTCCGCAAGCTGCTCGATCAGGGTGAAGCCGGCGACAACATCGGCGCGCTGGTTCGTGGCCTGAAGCGTGAAGACGTCGAGCGTGGCCAGGTTCTGGCGAAGCCCGGCACCGTGACCCCGCACACCGAGTTCTCGGCCGAGGTCTACGTTCTGTCGAAGGAAGAAGGCGGCCGTCACACCCCGTTCTTCGCGAACTACCGTCCGCAGTTCTACTTCCGCACCACCGACGTGACCGGCGAAGTGATCCTCCCCGAGGGCACCGAGATGGTCATGCCGGGCGACAACGTCTCGCTGTCGGTCAAGCTGATCGCCCCGATCGCCATGGACGAAGGTCTGCGCTTCGCAATCCGCGAAGGCGGCCGCACCGTCGGTTCGGGCGTCGTTGCCTCGATCACGAAGTAA
- the fusA gene encoding elongation factor G gives MARSHPLNMYRNIGIMAHIDAGKTTTTERILYYTGKSYKIGEVHDGAATMDWMEQEQERGITITSAATTCFWTSEGQEYRINIIDTPGHVDFTIEVERSLRVLDGAVACFDGVAGVEPQSETVWRQADKYGVPRMCFINKLDRTGANFKYCVQSIIDRLGATPAVLYIPIGLEADLKGLVDLVHNRAIVWKDESLGAEFFYEEIPADLADEAAEYRMKLIELAVEQDDEAMEAYLEGNEPDVATLKKLIRKGTLGHAFVPVVCGSAFKNKGVQPLLDAVVDYLPSPLDIEDVQGVKVDSDEPDSRPPSDEAPFSSLAFKVMNDPFVGSLTFCRIYSGTLSKGSYLNSVKGKKEKVGRILEMHANERKDIDEAYAGDIVALAGMKETTTGDTLCAERAPIVLERMEFPEPVIELSVEPKTKADQEKMGIALNRLSAEDPSFRVSTDHESGQTIIKGMGELHLDIIVDRMRREFKVEANVGAPQVAYREYLGKPVDVDYTHKKQSGGTGQFGRVKVKVTPGERGSGITFKDEIKGGNIPKEYIPAIEKGMRETAASGSLVGFPIIDFEIVLYDGSYHDVDSSALAFEIAGRGAMREVAQKAGIKLLEPIMKVEVVTPEEFMGDVIGDLNSRRGQIQGTDTRGNAQVVEANTPLANMFGYVNSLRSFTQGRANYSMIFSHYDEVPANVAAEVKEKLA, from the coding sequence ATGGCACGCAGCCATCCGCTGAATATGTACCGTAACATCGGTATCATGGCGCACATCGACGCTGGCAAGACCACGACGACCGAGCGCATCCTCTACTACACCGGCAAGTCCTACAAGATCGGCGAAGTCCACGACGGCGCCGCCACCATGGACTGGATGGAGCAGGAGCAGGAACGCGGCATCACCATCACCTCGGCTGCCACCACCTGCTTCTGGACCTCCGAGGGCCAGGAATACCGCATCAACATCATCGACACCCCGGGCCACGTCGACTTCACCATCGAAGTCGAACGCTCGCTGCGCGTGCTCGACGGCGCGGTGGCCTGCTTCGACGGCGTTGCCGGCGTCGAACCGCAGTCCGAAACCGTGTGGCGTCAGGCCGACAAGTACGGCGTGCCCCGCATGTGCTTCATCAACAAGCTCGACCGCACCGGCGCGAACTTCAAGTACTGCGTGCAGTCGATCATCGACCGCCTCGGTGCGACGCCGGCCGTGCTGTACATTCCGATCGGCCTCGAAGCCGACCTGAAGGGCCTCGTCGACCTCGTCCACAACCGTGCGATCGTCTGGAAGGACGAATCGCTGGGCGCCGAATTCTTCTACGAAGAAATCCCGGCCGACCTCGCTGACGAAGCCGCCGAATACCGCATGAAGCTCATCGAACTCGCCGTCGAACAGGACGACGAGGCGATGGAAGCGTACCTCGAAGGCAACGAGCCCGACGTCGCCACGCTCAAGAAGCTGATCCGCAAGGGTACGCTGGGCCACGCGTTCGTGCCGGTCGTCTGCGGTTCGGCGTTCAAGAACAAGGGCGTGCAGCCCCTGCTCGACGCCGTCGTCGACTACCTGCCTTCGCCGCTCGACATCGAAGACGTCCAGGGCGTCAAGGTCGACAGCGACGAGCCCGACAGCCGTCCGCCGTCGGACGAGGCTCCGTTCTCGTCGCTCGCGTTCAAGGTCATGAACGACCCGTTCGTGGGCTCGCTCACCTTCTGCCGCATCTACTCGGGCACGCTCTCGAAGGGTTCGTACCTGAACTCGGTGAAGGGCAAGAAGGAAAAGGTCGGCCGCATTCTCGAAATGCACGCGAACGAGCGTAAGGACATCGACGAGGCCTACGCAGGCGACATCGTTGCTCTTGCCGGCATGAAGGAAACCACCACGGGCGACACGCTCTGCGCCGAACGCGCGCCGATCGTTCTCGAACGCATGGAATTCCCCGAGCCGGTCATCGAACTGTCGGTCGAACCCAAGACCAAGGCCGACCAGGAGAAGATGGGCATCGCGCTCAACCGTCTCTCGGCCGAGGATCCCTCGTTCCGCGTTTCGACCGACCACGAGTCCGGCCAGACCATCATCAAGGGCATGGGCGAACTTCACCTGGACATCATCGTCGACCGTATGCGTCGCGAGTTCAAGGTCGAGGCGAACGTCGGCGCTCCGCAGGTCGCTTACCGCGAATACCTCGGCAAGCCGGTGGACGTCGACTACACCCACAAGAAGCAGTCGGGTGGTACGGGTCAGTTCGGTCGCGTGAAGGTCAAGGTCACGCCGGGCGAGCGCGGTTCGGGCATCACCTTCAAGGACGAGATCAAGGGCGGTAACATTCCGAAGGAATACATCCCCGCGATCGAAAAGGGCATGCGCGAAACCGCTGCCTCGGGCTCGCTGGTCGGCTTCCCGATCATCGACTTCGAAATCGTCCTCTACGACGGTTCGTACCACGACGTCGACTCGAGCGCCCTGGCGTTCGAAATCGCCGGTCGCGGTGCCATGCGTGAAGTCGCCCAGAAGGCCGGCATCAAGCTGCTCGAACCGATCATGAAGGTCGAAGTCGTGACCCCGGAAGAGTTCATGGGCGACGTCATCGGCGACCTGAACTCGCGTCGTGGCCAGATCCAGGGCACCGACACCCGTGGCAACGCACAGGTCGTGGAGGCGAACACCCCGCTCGCCAACATGTTCGGTTACGTGAACTCGCTGCGCTCCTTCACCCAGGGTCGCGCGAACTATTCGATGATCTTCTCCCACTACGACGAGGTCCCGGCGAACGTCGCGGCCGAAGTCAAGGAGAAGCTTGCCTGA
- the rpsG gene encoding 30S ribosomal protein S7, whose product MSRRRRPEKREILPDPKFGDLILSKFMNNLMYDGKKSVAEAIVYGAMETMETRAKSDPIQLFHDALNNVAPQIEVRSRRVGGATYQVPVEVRPERAQALAIRWLITAARNRPETTMSARLSGELLDASNNRGNAVKKREDTHRMADANRAFSHYRW is encoded by the coding sequence ATGTCACGTCGTCGTCGTCCCGAGAAGCGGGAAATCCTGCCTGATCCCAAGTTCGGGGATCTCATCCTGTCGAAGTTCATGAACAACCTCATGTACGACGGCAAGAAGTCGGTCGCCGAAGCGATCGTCTACGGTGCCATGGAAACCATGGAAACCCGCGCCAAGTCGGACCCGATCCAGCTGTTCCACGACGCCCTCAACAACGTCGCGCCGCAGATCGAAGTGCGTTCGCGTCGCGTCGGCGGTGCGACCTACCAGGTTCCCGTCGAGGTTCGTCCCGAGCGTGCGCAGGCTCTCGCCATCCGCTGGCTGATCACCGCCGCGCGCAACCGCCCCGAGACCACCATGTCGGCACGCCTCTCGGGCGAGCTGCTGGATGCCTCGAACAACCGCGGCAACGCGGTCAAGAAGCGCGAAGACACGCACCGCATGGCGGACGCGAACCGCGCCTTCTCGCACTACCGCTGGTAA
- the rpsL gene encoding 30S ribosomal protein S12 — protein MPTINQLVRKGREPQKAKSKVPAMEQNPQKRGVCTRVYTTTPKKPNSALRKVAKVRLTNSREVISYIPGEGHNLQEHSVVLIRGGRVRDLPGVRYHILRGVLDTQGVKDRKQSRSKYGAKRPK, from the coding sequence ATGCCCACTATCAACCAGCTGGTCCGCAAGGGCCGCGAGCCGCAGAAGGCCAAGTCGAAGGTTCCTGCCATGGAGCAGAACCCGCAGAAGCGCGGCGTCTGCACCCGCGTGTACACCACGACCCCGAAGAAGCCGAACTCGGCACTTCGCAAGGTCGCCAAGGTGCGCCTGACCAACAGCCGCGAAGTCATCTCGTACATCCCGGGTGAAGGCCACAACCTGCAGGAGCACTCGGTCGTGCTCATCCGCGGCGGCCGCGTCCGCGACCTTCCCGGCGTTCGCTACCACATCCTGCGCGGCGTGCTCGACACGCAGGGCGTCAAGGATCGCAAGCAGAGCCGCTCGAAGTACGGCGCCAAGCGTCCGAAGTAA
- a CDS encoding aromatic ring-hydroxylating oxygenase subunit alpha, which produces MDAEVLATYPTEAFLSKDYLAAEKKLLWPKVWQMVERESDLPNPGDWLTYDVADESIIVLRKDDGSLRAFHNVCPHRGRQLVSVPDMLPGKVHDVRGSNRRNFICGFHGWTFDLDGQNTYILDPQDWQNKLTADMTCLSQVQVDTWGGYIYVTMDPDAVPLAEWMGRAGEILGHFQLEKMRYKWRQWAIYDCNWKTAIEAFLEPYHVAGTHTQLLAYGDYYALSRQYGLHSVSSYDTRDAKFQMSESAGTTRAGKGDDPRVSTYELIRENYETVNYSASTETLVNAASRLQTELPETATPQECIAHWLKSAKADDAARGVIWPEVPPEIKKEGGLAWGLFPNQNILHGETFALCYRVRPYKDDPDKCVFESYALERFPDGEEPETEWTYADPVGELWGSVLAQDFSNMQFVQKGMKSSGFRGPLPNPHQEQKVINLHRNLANFMGGRGAPVKLGV; this is translated from the coding sequence ATGGACGCGGAAGTGCTCGCCACTTATCCGACCGAGGCGTTTCTCTCGAAGGACTACCTCGCGGCGGAGAAGAAGCTGCTGTGGCCCAAGGTCTGGCAGATGGTCGAGCGGGAGAGCGACCTGCCCAATCCCGGCGACTGGCTGACGTATGACGTGGCGGACGAGTCCATCATCGTGCTGAGGAAGGACGACGGATCGCTGCGCGCGTTCCACAATGTCTGCCCGCACCGGGGACGCCAGCTCGTCTCGGTGCCTGACATGCTGCCGGGCAAGGTGCATGATGTCAGGGGCTCCAACCGGCGCAACTTCATCTGCGGGTTCCACGGCTGGACCTTCGACCTCGACGGGCAGAACACCTACATCCTCGACCCGCAGGACTGGCAGAACAAGCTGACGGCGGACATGACCTGCCTTTCGCAAGTGCAGGTCGATACCTGGGGCGGCTACATCTACGTCACCATGGACCCGGACGCGGTGCCGCTGGCCGAGTGGATGGGCCGCGCCGGGGAGATCCTCGGCCACTTCCAGCTGGAGAAGATGCGCTACAAGTGGCGCCAGTGGGCGATCTACGACTGCAACTGGAAGACCGCGATCGAGGCGTTCCTGGAGCCCTACCACGTCGCCGGCACGCATACGCAGCTGCTGGCCTACGGCGATTACTACGCGCTCAGCCGCCAGTACGGGCTGCATTCGGTATCGAGCTACGACACGCGCGACGCCAAGTTCCAGATGAGCGAGAGCGCCGGCACCACCCGCGCCGGCAAGGGCGACGACCCGCGCGTCTCCACCTATGAGCTTATCCGCGAGAACTACGAGACGGTGAACTACTCCGCCTCCACCGAGACGCTGGTGAACGCCGCCTCACGCCTCCAGACCGAGCTGCCCGAGACCGCCACCCCGCAGGAATGCATCGCCCACTGGCTGAAATCCGCCAAGGCCGACGATGCCGCGCGCGGGGTGATCTGGCCCGAAGTCCCGCCCGAGATCAAGAAGGAGGGCGGCCTCGCCTGGGGCCTGTTCCCCAACCAGAACATCCTCCACGGCGAGACTTTCGCGCTGTGCTACCGCGTGCGCCCGTACAAGGACGACCCGGACAAGTGCGTGTTCGAAAGCTACGCCCTCGAACGCTTCCCCGATGGCGAGGAGCCCGAGACCGAGTGGACTTATGCCGATCCCGTGGGCGAGCTGTGGGGATCGGTGCTGGCGCAGGACTTCTCGAACATGCAGTTCGTGCAGAAGGGCATGAAGTCCAGCGGCTTTCGCGGCCCGCTGCCCAATCCGCACCAGGAGCAGAAGGTCATCAACCTCCACCGCAACCTCGCCAACTTCATGGGCGGCCGCGGCGCGCCCGTGAAGCTGGGGGTGTAG
- the katG gene encoding catalase/peroxidase HPI has product MATPRTRSFALLLSAACCALATPAFAAQEAKPNKAATEAETVTEQPASPGGTKPDGMTNKEWWPKQLDLSALRQHEAHSNPYGADYDYAKEFATLDLDAVKADIRKVLTTSQPWWPADYGHYGPFFIRMAWHSAGTYRVGDGRGGSDGGEQRFEPLNSWPDNVSLDKARRLVWPIKQKYGRKLSWGDLMVLTGNVALEDMGFKTIGFAGGRIDAWQPDLVFWGPETKMMTDKRRDAKGNLKGPLAATQMGLIYVNPEGPNANHDPISAAADIRRAFGNMAMNDEETLALIAGGHTFGKAHGAHAPDKCVGDDPTSAGVEKQGFGWENKCGKGNAEDAVSSGLEGAWSSNPIKFTSQYLDNLLDFEWVKTKSPAGATQWIPTDPAAANMVPDAHIKGKTHAPIMFTTDIAIKEDPAFRKVAQRWHDNPEEFAQAFARAWFKLTHRDLGPQARYLGKDVPSQTFEWQDPLPRASFEPVGEADQAALKVKLLASGLTVPELVRTAWASASTFRGTDMRGGANGARLRLDPQRGWAVNDPAELARVLTKLTAVQKDFAKSGRQVSMADLIVLGGNAAVEQAAGKAGYTVTVPFTPGRVDAAQDQTDPASFAYLEPKADGFRNFYTADYRLDPAAALVDKADALDLTVPEMTVLVGGMRALGANAGKSTAGVFTATPGQLDNAFFVNLLSMDTVWAKGTTPGLYQGSDRKTGKPRWTATPVDLAFGSNSELRAVSEVYASDDAKQKFVDDFVAAWAKVMNADRF; this is encoded by the coding sequence ATGGCCACCCCCCGAACCCGTTCGTTCGCCCTGCTTCTGAGCGCCGCCTGCTGCGCGCTCGCCACCCCCGCATTCGCCGCACAGGAGGCCAAGCCGAACAAGGCAGCGACCGAAGCCGAGACCGTCACCGAACAGCCCGCCTCCCCCGGCGGCACCAAGCCGGACGGCATGACCAACAAGGAGTGGTGGCCGAAGCAACTGGACCTTTCCGCCCTGCGCCAGCACGAGGCGCACTCCAACCCCTATGGCGCCGACTACGATTACGCCAAGGAGTTCGCCACGCTCGACCTCGACGCGGTGAAGGCGGACATCCGCAAGGTGCTGACGACGTCGCAACCGTGGTGGCCCGCCGACTACGGCCATTACGGCCCGTTCTTCATCCGCATGGCCTGGCACAGCGCCGGCACCTACCGCGTGGGCGACGGACGCGGCGGCTCGGACGGCGGCGAGCAGCGCTTCGAGCCGCTCAATTCCTGGCCCGACAACGTCAGTCTAGACAAGGCCCGCCGCCTCGTCTGGCCGATCAAGCAGAAGTACGGCCGCAAGCTGTCATGGGGCGACCTCATGGTGCTGACCGGCAACGTCGCGCTGGAGGACATGGGCTTCAAGACCATCGGCTTCGCGGGCGGCCGCATCGATGCGTGGCAGCCGGACCTCGTGTTCTGGGGGCCGGAGACCAAGATGATGACCGACAAACGCCGCGACGCGAAGGGCAACCTGAAAGGCCCGCTCGCCGCGACGCAGATGGGCCTCATCTACGTCAACCCGGAAGGCCCCAACGCCAACCACGATCCGATCTCCGCCGCCGCCGACATCCGCCGCGCCTTCGGCAACATGGCGATGAACGACGAGGAGACGCTGGCACTGATCGCGGGCGGCCACACCTTCGGCAAGGCCCATGGCGCGCACGCGCCCGACAAGTGCGTGGGCGACGATCCCACCTCCGCCGGGGTCGAGAAGCAGGGCTTCGGGTGGGAGAACAAGTGCGGCAAGGGCAATGCCGAGGATGCCGTGTCCAGCGGCCTCGAAGGCGCGTGGTCGTCGAACCCGATCAAGTTCACCTCGCAATACCTCGACAACCTGCTCGACTTCGAATGGGTGAAGACCAAGAGCCCGGCGGGCGCGACGCAGTGGATACCCACCGATCCGGCCGCCGCCAACATGGTCCCCGACGCGCACATCAAGGGCAAGACCCACGCGCCGATCATGTTCACCACCGACATCGCGATCAAGGAAGACCCCGCGTTCCGCAAGGTGGCGCAGCGCTGGCACGACAATCCGGAGGAATTCGCGCAGGCCTTCGCCCGCGCGTGGTTCAAGCTGACCCACCGCGATCTCGGCCCGCAGGCGCGCTATCTGGGCAAGGACGTGCCGAGCCAGACCTTCGAATGGCAGGATCCGCTGCCCAGGGCGAGCTTCGAGCCGGTCGGCGAGGCGGACCAAGCGGCGCTGAAGGTGAAGCTGCTGGCCTCGGGCCTGACCGTGCCGGAACTGGTGCGCACGGCATGGGCCTCGGCCTCGACCTTCCGCGGCACCGACATGCGCGGCGGCGCCAACGGCGCGCGCCTGCGGCTCGATCCGCAGCGCGGCTGGGCGGTGAACGACCCTGCCGAACTCGCCAGGGTGCTCACGAAGCTGACGGCGGTGCAGAAGGACTTCGCAAAGTCGGGCAGGCAGGTGTCGATGGCCGATCTCATCGTGCTGGGCGGCAACGCCGCCGTCGAGCAGGCGGCGGGCAAGGCCGGGTACACGGTGACGGTGCCCTTCACCCCGGGCCGCGTCGATGCCGCGCAGGACCAGACCGACCCCGCCTCCTTCGCCTACCTTGAGCCCAAGGCGGACGGCTTCCGCAACTTCTACACCGCCGACTACCGCCTCGATCCCGCCGCCGCGCTCGTCGACAAGGCGGATGCGCTCGACCTGACGGTGCCGGAAATGACCGTGCTGGTCGGCGGCATGCGCGCGCTCGGCGCGAATGCGGGCAAGTCCACGGCTGGCGTGTTCACCGCCACCCCGGGGCAGCTCGACAATGCCTTCTTCGTCAACCTGCTGTCGATGGACACGGTCTGGGCGAAGGGGACCACGCCGGGGCTCTATCAGGGCAGCGACCGCAAGACCGGCAAGCCGCGCTGGACGGCGACCCCGGTGGACCTCGCCTTCGGCTCCAACTCCGAACTGCGCGCGGTGTCCGAAGTCTACGCCTCGGACGACGCGAAGCAGAAGTTCGTGGACGACTTCGTCGCCGCCTGGGCGAAAGTCATGAACGCGGACAGGTTCTGA
- a CDS encoding DUF4145 domain-containing protein: MVHGENHQRNWIKLDFSDALPSQSAYETTAVACANPSCRQITLTLALHGFMYVNKIGRQRKYRSLRLIPNSASKPQPEFIPYALREDYEEACSIRDLSPKASATLVRRCLQGMIRDFCGIKDKKTLFDEIQSLKDMVRKGNAPSGVTEESIEAIDQVRSIGNIGAHMEKDIDLIVDVDPMEAQLLIELVEMLFEEWYVARHERKERLQRIREISEQKKEAKIGRPAGEDLLDAVSGDDADLIP, from the coding sequence GTGGTTCACGGCGAAAATCATCAACGAAACTGGATAAAGTTGGATTTCTCAGACGCGCTACCCTCGCAAAGCGCTTACGAAACGACCGCGGTAGCATGCGCCAATCCAAGTTGTAGACAAATAACGCTTACGCTGGCGCTGCATGGATTCATGTATGTCAACAAAATTGGACGGCAGAGAAAGTACCGGTCCCTTCGATTAATTCCAAATTCTGCAAGCAAGCCTCAACCCGAATTCATCCCCTATGCGCTGCGGGAAGATTACGAAGAAGCCTGCTCGATCCGAGATCTTAGCCCCAAGGCATCAGCAACACTCGTTCGCCGTTGCTTGCAGGGCATGATTCGCGATTTTTGCGGAATTAAAGACAAGAAAACCCTTTTTGACGAGATTCAATCTCTAAAAGATATGGTCCGTAAGGGAAATGCGCCAAGCGGAGTGACTGAAGAAAGTATAGAAGCTATAGATCAAGTAAGAAGTATTGGTAATATCGGCGCCCATATGGAGAAGGACATCGATTTAATCGTTGATGTCGATCCTATGGAAGCTCAACTACTCATAGAACTGGTTGAAATGCTTTTTGAAGAGTGGTATGTGGCTCGCCACGAACGGAAGGAGCGACTCCAGCGTATCCGCGAGATTTCTGAGCAAAAGAAAGAGGCCAAAATTGGCCGACCTGCCGGTGAAGATCTCTTGGACGCAGTATCCGGAGATGATGCCGATCTCATCCCGTGA